One window from the genome of Methyloradius palustris encodes:
- the yidD gene encoding membrane protein insertion efficiency factor YidD, producing MRKVLISVIKFYQLTLSPFFGQQCRFSPTCSQYAIEAIQKHGALHGTRYAIVRLAKCHPWHPGGHDPVS from the coding sequence ATGAGAAAAGTACTTATTAGCGTTATTAAATTTTATCAGTTAACCTTGAGCCCATTTTTTGGGCAACAATGTCGCTTTAGCCCCACTTGTTCACAATATGCGATCGAGGCGATCCAGAAACATGGTGCTTTACATGGAACGCGCTATGCAATTGTAAGATTGGCTAAATGTCATCCTTGGCATCCTGGCGGTCATGACCCTGTATCTTAA